The window GGTGTAGAGCCTGCCTGTCCGGGCGTAGGCCCGCCAGTGAACCCGGCGCACCTCGTCCCCTTCTGCATAGGGGCGGAGCTCAAAAAACTCTCCCCCGTGGCCCTTCCTGCGGGCGAGCCGTTCCCCGGGATAGGGGAGGTAGGGCCTCGAGGCGATGCGGTACCGGATCATGCCGTCTGGCAGAAGGTGCAGACCCCCAAGGGGGGCAGGGGCTCAATGACCTCGCGTTGGGCCCTTAGGGGGTGGCGGTTTTTTCCTAGGTCCACGATGGCGTCCAGGAAGCGTACGGCGAAGGGCCACCTCTTCCAGGGAGGCCCAGTCCAGCCGGGCTTCGTTGCAGAGGGTGCTCTTCCGCCAGTGGCCCAGGCCGAAGAGGATCCTTCCCCCGGGGACGAAGCGGAAGTCCGAGAGGAGCCAAAGAACCTCTTGGAAGCTCCCCTTGTCCACCCGGGCCACCTGGCGGGCGAGGCGCTCCC of the Thermus islandicus DSM 21543 genome contains:
- a CDS encoding ribonucleotide reductase N-terminal alpha domain-containing protein, with product MPRRTYTEEDAERLALDFLGDELRAGVFLWRYALRDPEGRLLEATPREMWERLARQVARVDKGSFQEVLWLLSDFRFVPGGRILFGLGHWRKSTLCNEARLDWASLEEVALRRTLPGRHRGPRKKPPPPKGPTRGH